The window CTCTTTGTATTATCATCAATAATAGATAATCTAAAGATTATCTTTGCTGGGCTAGCTCTGAAAAAATAATTAAAGGCTAAAAAAATAGAAAATGTCACAAAAATCTTAAATGTTTTTGCAACGGCTTCTTTAATGAATATAGTTTTGAGAATTGCTTTCTCTCCTTCATCAAGTGCTACTCCAACGGTAAATTTATTTATAACACTATGCTCATCGTTGAGCATAGAAATATCCATAAACATATCTTGATATACAAGTCTATAAATGTACCCTATCAAATAAGAAGTATAAACTAGTATAATAGCATCCAACAATAACGATATAAAACGTGTAAGATGTGTTGCATACATCACTCCATTATTCGTTCCCTTTTCAGTTATTATGAAAGCACGTTTAATTTCATCAACAATTTTATATAGAAAACCCCTAAGCAAATCATCTCGCATATCTATTTATCAGACAAAGTACACTCAAAAAAATGAAATTTACGATTTTTATATAGATCAATATAATTTTTACGTATAACTTGAAAATCAGCACTCTTCAAAGCATCAGATATATAATCAGTAGTATAAGCAAAACAGGAACTTATACTATCTTTCAGTATAAAACCATCTTTTGAATCTTCGCAGCAAGGAACTGCAAAAACAAATAAACCACCAGATTTTAACTTATTACGTACAATCTTTAGATGCTGAACAATTCCAATTCCATCATAATTTAGCGAATCCACAGCTATTACTGCTTCATATTTATCACTTTTCAAAGGAGATTCATCTTCAGAAAGCACAAGAACATCGCGATAATCTGCAACATGAACATAGTCATATACTTTACGCTCATCTACTTGACATTTTGAAGCAATAGAACACATATTGCTAGATATATCTATACCTTCAACTAAATTTGCAATGCCATTCATTCTTAAAAAATGACAATTTATCCCAGTTCCACATCCTATATCCAAGACATTAATTTTCAATCCATCAGAACTAAAATGCTTCATAAATGACTTTAAAATTAAAATATGAGCTCTATAATCACTCTTAATAATCTGATCTTCTACATAATCAGAACTCAGGATAGTAAAATGATCAATAATTACACTTAAACAACCTAAGTTAGCTTGTTCAGTTATCACAGAATCATACCACTCTATTTTCTGGGACATATCAAAATTCAATTCAGAATTCTGTAATGCAGAACACTTGCTAGATTTATTAACATCATCTAGATATTGTTTCGCCTTTACAAAATTTCCCTTATGAATATAGTATTGTATGAAGCCTAAGTTGATTAACGCATCTCTTTTACAAAACACAGATATCAAAATCAGCCGAAAGAACGCATCCCCCATATTTTTATGATGCAAGTGAAAAAACATCAATTTAACATTTGTACCTTTGATGTCTCTTATTTTCCGCTTCACATCTTTTAATAACAGCAATAACCTTCGAGAATCAACAGCAACGAACTCTTGCACCAAATTTATAATTCTCTTCGTTAGACCAGAAAAAAGATTTTTAAAGTCCGTGATCATTGATTTGACTGTCATCTACTTAACAAACTGCTACTTTACAATACAGAAAGACTTCTCTGGGAAAACCCAATCAAAGCGAGGGCTACCTGCAGAAAATTTATTCTAACTCAAAAAAAATACTTTCTCAAACTATTTTTATTCAAAAGACCAATATTTATCTAATAAATATTAGAATGCACTTCTTATATTAATGTTTACTTAACCTTATAATATTTAATACTTTTGATAGAAAAATCTGAAAAATTTTAGGATAAAAATATCAATCAATAAAATGAAGATATCAAAAAATAGATAAAATAGATAATCTGATACCTTCATATTATTGTCTTTTATTACGCATAAAATTCAGAGATTTCGTGAATAACATCCAAAATATTGAATGTTTAAATATTAATTTAAACATTCGTTATCCCCAAAATTAATGCAATTCATTCCTCATTTCTAAAAAAATACAATATCCTTCAGAATTCTGCATTATGTTATTATTTTATATATATAGAAATAATATGAATTACGTTATATTCTCAGGATAATAATTCTAAAAATCATCTATTCTAAAATGAACATCGATATTATTCTTTACTATTTTACCCATATTCTATTTTTTGAATTCTAAAGAAAATTAATATTCATAAAATAAAATGTCATTGGGTAAAAATATGATTTATATATAAAGATGAAATGAGATATTAAATATAGATGTCAAAAACATTAAAGAAATAAATGATCATACTATGGCATTTTTTCCAATAAACATAAAATTACGATTCTCTTTTTATAAGTTTTATAAATTTTATAAAATATTTTCACAGTATAAAAATAACGGGTATTAATTCATGTTATTCATATTGATTTGTACTATCATGAATATAAATAATATATTAATAATATCATGATAGGATTAATTTTTATGCACTATGAACAGTGTAGTAAGATAGAGAACATTATTATAATTTTCTTGGAGAGGATCAATGGCGCCAGAACCAAATGACAACACAGAAAAGACTATAACACAATTCATAAAAAATGTTAGAGAAAAAATAGGAAATTCTGCTTCCATAAAAACAGAAATACAAAACATATTGCAAGACAATCCTATTTTGACAAAGAACAGTAATTCTTTACGTGTTTTTACTGCTATCACTGGAATAAAGAGCAATGAATCTGATACTACTCAAAATATTCCAAACGCTGAGCAGGCTTTTCAAGACATATACAATTTAACAGAACAAACTGCACAGCGCAAAAATGTGCGAGAAGTAATCCTTGGACAGGAAAAAACTATAATACGATCAATAGCTGATAAAAGTGAAATAGACAACTCTGAAAATGTTTTGGATGCCTTTAGTAGATTATATGACAATATGACAGAACAGACCATTGCCAGAGAAGGAAGAGTGCGTTCAAAATCGTTACCAGCGATAAAAATACCCGAAATTACACAAAATAGAAGAAGCACTCCTGCTTCTTCTTCAAACCCGAATTTAGCATCACAACAAACTTCAGCCACGTTTATCCCCCCATTATCACCACAAGATACTTCCCCAAGACCTTCTATTCCTACTAGACAACTATCAGAAGATACTTCTGATTTTACATGGGATGAAAACTGGGATCATGAGCTTTTTAATCCAGGCTATCAGAGTGAAGAAGAGATATCTGATATATCTTCAGATGAAGGTGTTAGATATGATGATAATCTAAGCTATCAGAGTGAAGAAGAGATATCTGATGTATCTTCAGATGAAAGTGATACACTTTTTAACCACTCTCTAGAGGAATCAGCGATTTTGAATCCGGAGAATATTCCATCAAGTACTCAATTAATAAAAGATAATGATGATAGCATACGTCAATCAGAATCAATAGATATCAGAACAAAAAAAGACTTTTATAATATATCTTCACTTGACCATACAGATGAAAATGATGTCTCTCCTGACCCGCGCTCAAATGATTTTCGTTATCTATATCAAAATTTTCCAGAATCTCTGGAAAACGTACCTGTTCAAGATATAAATAATTTGCCTAATATTCCTACTAGATCAATATCAGAAAGTGATTATGAAGAAGAGGATTTCTCTTTTCCACATCCAGATGATTTAGCTCATCTTCAATCTAGAGAAGATCAACCTATAACGCCAAATAAAAACTTCTCACCTAATGGCCCTTCAGCCAGCGATATATTAATGTCAGATAATGTTGATAAAACTTCAATAATACAACCAACGCAAAATTCGCCACAAAATGATGATAGCTTTCATTCTGCATCATCAAGCAGATCTCAATCTCCTATATCGCTACAAAATGATGATAATTTTCATTCTGCACCATCAAGCAGATCTCAATCTCCTATATCGCCACAAAATGATGATGATTTAAATATATTATTTGATAATAGCAATCCTCAAAGAAGACGAGAAATACAAGATAGAGCTCTTTTTAAAAAAGTAGATAGAAAAGCTTATCAAGACACGCTGGATAAATTTAAAGATACTTTAACAGGTAGTACATATATAAGATCATCGTACGATGGAGAAGCTATCAATGTACGCTTAGGCCCTGGAGTAATGGGCGAAGATACAATACGGAATGTTCATAGAGCATATACTGGTAATAATCTAAAACCTAAAATAGATCAACTTGCAAGTATTGTAGCTCAAGGAAAGAATTTTGATGCAAGCAATTTAAGTGAAGCTAAACAAGCTAGATTACAGCAATTACAACGGGATATGCAAGAATATCATCGAACAAATCTTGCAGATCAACAATTTGAACCCTCTAATCTGACATTAAATTATAATAGCAATGGAATACCTCTAGTACGCGATAATATGCGTAAAAAAGAGGGATATCCTAATGATATCGAAGATCCTATGAGAAAATTCATTCATGAAGAAATGAGTGAATATATTAAAACAATTAGTTCCAACAACTTAGGACTTGACGACAAAGAGCACAGTGACTATTTAATTGGTGGTTTAGTAAATTTGCAAGCTAAAGGTGGTAATTTTTCTATCACCGCTGATAACGATGGTAATCCAAATATTCAAATTAAGGTGCCATGTAATAAACTTCCTAGTGGAGCTTATGATGCAGTTGCACAACAAGATAAGCATAAAGATTTTATACAAAGAATTCGTATATTAAACGAAGAAGGAAGGGGTGATGAAATTACACAATTATTAAAAGAAAGCTCTGAAGGTATTGCTTTAGCAAATGATTTAACAAAATTATGTCAGAAAGAAATATCAGAAAATGTCAGCGGCCTTTTTGCTAATAAAGGTTTAAAAGCAGTAGCAGCAGATGATTATTATGCACAAACATGTCACACATTATTCCGTAAAATTGACATAGAAAAAGTTGTTGCTCATTTAATAGAGAATGAAAATAATAGAGCACCATTAAGCGATGTATCTATATCTATTGAACCGTTAGAAGAACCACAAAGAAGAAGAACTATTCTTGAGGTAAATATAGGAATTGAAGGCATTGAAGATGAAGTATCCTTAAATAAAACTCCAGAAAGAAACGTGGGAACTGACGTAGGAGTTGATAACCAAATGTCTAGAAGTAGAAGTATAAGTAGAGATACGCCAACTCCTGGTGCAGATGGTAATCAAGAAAGAAGAGATTCAAATGTACAACCACAGCCTCCTCAACATAATATTCCAGACGAAAGAGTCTTAGAGTTTATGGAGCAGTTAGATTTTGCACAGTACTGCATCCCTACTTTAAAAAATTTTAGGACATCATTACAGGAAGAATTTGATGATATATTTCCATTAGAAAATATGGATAAAGCTGTATTAACCCACGCAGAATGTATAAAGGCAATGCATGAAAAAATCAATACAGCATTAGATAACGATAATCTTAACAACTCTTATAATAAGGAGGCATTGCATGAAATATCTCAGGGTATAAACTCACTAAAATCAGAGGTAATAACGGAATCAGAAGATCTAGATATATTGCAAGCGCAAACTGTTGATATACTACAAAAAGAATTAGATGAAAGTTTAGATAATCGTTCAGATAAAGATAGCAGATTAAATCCATTTAACGATCAGTTGAAAGAAATGCTAGACTATTATAACGAAACGACTGATAAATTTAATAATTATGTAGATACTTTACAGGATGTTTTTAAGAATGATCCAGAGATTGTAGATTCTCTAGTTCAAATGAAAGCAGATCTCGCTGAGGAAAAAGATCAATATATTACAGAGATAGCAAATGTAAAAAAAGAATTAAATCAATATTCAGAACTAAAAAATGGAGATGTATTAGTTACAGAATTATTAATAAAAACAATAAACTCAGAAGTATCAAATATTACAGATGATGCTCTCAAAGCAACATATGGTGATAAAAGTTTCACCTCTCAAGAATTGCAAGAGGTCGTAAAATCAACTTCAGATGATTTTTATAGGGAAGCTGAAGAATGTAATAGCGCTATACAAAAACGCAGAGATGCTTATAAAGCAGCTGTAAGATCAGCTTATATATTGCAAGAAAGAGAAGAAGAAAGAGAAGAAGAAAGAGGAGAAGAAAGAGAAGGAATTATTCCTTCAGGTGAGGATCGTTCTACTAATTCTGGAAGAGGTAATAATGCCACAACAGATACCGATTTAGATTCACAAAGTAGTCAATCTTCAAGAGGAAGTAATGATACATCATCTCCTTCTACAGGTGAACCTTCTGTTAGCTCTGGAAGAAGTAATAATGCCGCAACAAATACCGATTTAGATTCACAAAGTAGTCAATCTCCAAGAGGAAGTAATGATACATCATCTCCTTCTACAGGTGAGGATCGTTCTACTAATTCTGGAAGAGGTAATAATGCCGCAACAAATACCGATTTAGATTCACAAGGTAATCAACCTTCAAGAAATGGTAATGAAAATCAAGTATCTATAAGAAGTGGTACATCACAATCGCAAACATCCCTCTCTGCAGAACAGAAAAAATTACTAGATGAAACAGAAGCATTAGCCAAAAAGGCAAGTAGCGTTGCAGTTAAGGGAGATGCATTCGAATTAATGACTTTCTTAGATAAAGCAAAGACGATAAGTGAAAGATCAAAAGACCTTACCATCAATAATAAAGAAACAGGAGGAATTGTTCAAGGCCTCTCTGAAAGACAGGGAGAGATAGGAAATAGAAGTGTTGAATTTGGTCACAGATTAAATGATGCAACAAAAGAACAGTTAGAAGAATATGACGTCAAAATTAAAGATTTATCAGAATATCTGCAAAGAGATGATGTTAAAAATCATATAAAAGAACTTAACATGAATCCTGAAATAAGACAAAAATTAAAAGATGGCAATAATGGTAAACCAGTTAATCTTGAGCAACGTTCAGAGGTATTGCAAACAAAAATAGGTCAACTATCAGAAAGTATACAAAGGCAACTTTCAAGATCAGAAGGTAGAGAAATTGAATCTGTTAATCCAGCAATAAGCAATAACATACCAAGAGAACCAGATAGAGGAATCAGAAGCCTCGGAAGAACTTCTGGTACACCACCAGATACATCTTTAAACGGCAGTATAGCACAGGGTGTATCGCAACAAAGAGATCCAAATAGAGGAGGAGAAGGAAGAGGATAGAAAGTCTTCTATTTTATAAATAAAGACTGACCAGTCATAATTGCTGGTTTTTCTATTCCATAAAAATCTAAGATTGTTGGAGCAATATCGTAGAGTGCTCCCGATTTTTTCAGGGAGATATTATCAAACTCAGGCTCTTCAGATACAAAAATAAAAGGAACTGGATTAAGAGTGTGAGTTTTGATAATAGACTGAGAAGATGTATCAAACATTGATTCAGCATTACCATGATCTGCTGTGATACAAATGGAATAACCCTTTGATAATGCCAAAGGAACAAATTTCTCTAAGCAATTATCAATAGCACGAACAGCATCCACAGTAGCCTCAAAAGAACCGGTATGACCGACCATATCAGCATTAGCATAATTTATCAATATAAAATTAAAATCATCATTGGTAATGGTAGCACAAAGCCTATCTGTCATCTCATAAGCAGACATTTCTGGTTTCTGATCATAAGTAGCAATTTTAGGAGAATCAATTAATACCCTCTTTTCCTTAGAAAATTTTTTCTCTCGCTTACAACTAAAAAAATAAGTAACGTGAGCATATTTTTCAGTTTCAGCAATCCGTAATTGAGACATGGAATTCCTTTCAATTACTGCACCAAGAGAATCTTTTATCTGAACATCATTAACAATCACTGGTATAGCAAAATTCTCAGAATAATTAACTAAACTCATGCAATGTAAGTTGCTTATCTTTGGCATACAATGCTTCGAATAATTCATAATTTCTGATACTATTTGCTTCATACGATCTGAACGAAAGTTCAAAAAAATAATACAATCACCAGAATCAACACCTGTATAATCAGATATTATCGAAGGCTCTATAAATTCATCAGTTTTATCAACAGAGTAATTATAATCTAAACAAGTAAGGTAATTTTCATATCTCTTACCCTTTGCAAATAAAATAGCATCATAAGCTGCAGATATTCTATCCCAACGTTTATCACGATCCATCGCATAATATCGACCAGAAATAGTAGAATAATTAATACCTTCTTTAAAATGATTCTTTGCACATTTTTCCATAGTGTCTCTGCCATCTGTTATAGCATGGACACAAATTCTATCACCAAATTTATCTACGAGGCCATAATATACATTTTCAATATGATTAACGTGAGAATGTACTCCTCCGTCAGATAATAAACCTATCAGATGTATATTACCCTTATGTCTTTGAACAAAATTAGTTATCTGCAAAAGCACTGAATTATCTTTTAAGCCATCATTTATACGTAATAAATCGCATATTAAAGAAGTTCCTGCTCCTATTGTAGTATGGCCTATTTCAGAATTTCCCATCTGATTTTCAGGCAAACCCACACTCAATCCAGATGCATCTAAAAGAGAAAACGGATGTTCCGCACATAAAGAATTAAAAAATTTAGGCTGAGCAGCATTTATAGCATTAAATTTTTGTTCAGTAGAATGCCCCCAACCATCCAAAACACAAAGTATGATCTTATTATTTGTCATACACTAATATCGCAATTTTCTATTTTACTAATATATCTTTCTGCATCACGCTGCAAAAGAGTACTCATATCTCCCTTATACTCTTTCAAAAGCTTTTCAATTACCCTACAAGCCTGTTTACTATTTCCTACTTCGTTAAGAGAAATTGCCAATTTGTATAAACTAGCATGTTTCTTAGAAGGTGTAACAGAATTTTTATATGCTTTCAAAAAATATTTAGAGGACTTGTTATAATCTTTATTGGAAGAATAATATAACTCTCCCAGCCAAAAAAAAGCGTTACCTATCAGATCACTATCAGGATACGTTTTCGTAAATTCTACAAAAGCTTTTTCAGCACCTAAGTTATCACCCAATCTCAACATATTAAAAGCTGCTTGATAATCTTCTCTCTCTTGGTTGGTTACCTTGACATCTTTTATTTCATTAGATGCAGCACTCGGTGTTATAGATTCCTTCTGAAAGGAATATTCATCGTCATACTTTGAATATCCTATATCTCCCGAATACTCAATAAGTAAATCAACCTTCTTTTCCAATTCTTCAACGCGCCCATATAAAAATCTCAGATTTTCTTCCAAATCAGTGATATAAGCATCAGAAAAAGCAAAAAGCTCAGAAAAAAGAAAAAAAAAGAAAAGAAAAGAAGAAAAGAAAACTACTTGTCTCATAACAAAATGTTTAAACAAAAAAAGAGGGTCCATCAATTAATTATTATTAAAAGACCCCCTCAATTATATAAAGCAACTAGTATATCACAAAATAAATTAAGATGCTAAACATTAATCACTATCTTAAGACAATTTTAACTTTCATTTTTCTCCGTGTTTGTTGTTATTTTAAAACAAACACATCAAAGGATTCTAACTTAGATCAAATCACCATCTTCATCGTCTTCATCGTCTTCTATAGAAATAGATGAATTCATTCCTGCAGAACAAGAATTTACAACATACATCTGACTTCTTCTATTAAGAGCATGAGACATTTCATCTGTACCATCAGCAATCAATTCTGAAGAACCTTTACTACTGACACAAAATAAGCTATTTATGAAACCCTTATCAAGAATATCTTCGTACTGACTTGAATAAGAAGAATCTTTCACTTTGTCTCTCAAATATTTTTCAACAGCAAGAGTCAAATAAGTAATAGTGCTATTAGAACGTCTACCACCTAATCCAATATTATATTCAGCGCTACCTCTTACATCACAGTGACCTTCAACAAGGAATTTTACGTTATCTAAAGACTGTCCATTTTGTACCTTGTATATTATGAAGTCAGACATACAGTCAGCTACACTATCCAATAAATCCTGGCTTTCCAAAAATAATGCGGATTGGTCAAATTTAAAGTGGACAATAAACCAATTCTCCTCAGACATAGAATCAATAGCTTCCTGAATTTCAACAGGGCTAGGACAAACATTCGCCCAATCTTCTTGCCATGCAGAATTCTCTATATCTTGATCTTCCATTACAGAACTATCACCTGGACATCCAGCCAATGCCAAACCAAAAACGCATGTAGCAAGCGCTGTTCTTATATTCTTTTTACTACTAAACACAACATTAAACCTAATGAATCAACAATATCACATAAAAGATTATTTGGTTTGATATAATAAGTCAAGAGACTATGACGTATCCTATTATTATAAAACCTCAATGAAGATTCTAAGTTAATAAATTTTTAAAAAAAAAGATATACATCTTAAGAAGATATAAAAATATATAAAATATTTAGTGTTATTAAATTATTATACTCTTTTTATTGTCAAAAATCTTAACGCTTCACTATTTAACACAGCCCCTCCTACTCTTGAAGTAGCATAAAAGATTGTATTTGGCTTGTTGCTATATTGATCTTTCATAATATCAAATTCTAGCAAATCAACTATTTTATAAGCCTGTTTAAAATTACCTAAAATTATTACTGGCTTTTCTTCAGTATTGTCCCATTCTGGCATACCATAGATTTCAAAAACAGGAATACCAAACAAAGTTTCTTGTTCTCCATTAAACCCAGTTGGAGACCATATATAACTATTAGTACAATCCTCTTTCAATGAACGTAAATTTTGCAACACAGTACGATGCATTATAAATGCAATATTTGAATCAACATATTTTAAAGGCAAGCTATAATAAAAATCTAGCAAATCATCAACAGTAAGTGTTGTATCTGCAGCCAATGTTATTGGCTTAGTGTTATCAGCATTTGCAGCAAGCAACATTCCAGAAGGTTTATTGTTTCCATCTCCAGAGATAAATGCTTGATCTTCAGCTCTTAATAAGGCTGCTATAATCTGATTATCTACCCATTCTTCAACATTAAAATTAATATCATCAATTAAAGAATTGCTAAGTACTGTCTGTGCATGGACGTTACATACATCAATTTTTTCTTCTATCAATGCCCCTGGTGTATCAATAATATTGTTTCCCCAATTAACCGTTGAATCAATATCTCCATAATGAACATAAGTAACAGAAGAACTTGATACTTTATCAACAGAGCACAAAGATCTCAAAGCTGATTTTTCCTGAAAGATAGTATCCAGGCAATTCTGTAAATGTTTGCAATCTTCTCCTTCAGATAAACTATCTTTAAAATTATCATTATTGCCTCTCTTTAGTATAAATTTACTCAAAGAGCGATAAAAAACAGATTTTTTCCCTTCTAAAGACCAACAATCGTTAAGTAAGGGCCTAGAATGAACATTTTCCAAAGCACTTAATCTACTTTCATTTTTTGCTATAGTGCAATCAAAAGATTGAAGTGTATCTTGTATATTATTTAAATCATTAGTAATTTTGGTAATATTTTCACTTATAATTTCAATAGTCATGTTTTATTTATAATAAAAATTAATATATTATTCATTATCAACGAAGCTAGTAAGCAAATTTTGTACGATAAGTAAATTATG is drawn from Anaplasmataceae bacterium AB001_6 and contains these coding sequences:
- a CDS encoding phage major capsid protein, translated to MTIEIISENITKITNDLNNIQDTLQSFDCTIAKNESRLSALENVHSRPLLNDCWSLEGKKSVFYRSLSKFILKRGNNDNFKDSLSEGEDCKHLQNCLDTIFQEKSALRSLCSVDKVSSSSVTYVHYGDIDSTVNWGNNIIDTPGALIEEKIDVCNVHAQTVLSNSLIDDINFNVEEWVDNQIIAALLRAEDQAFISGDGNNKPSGMLLAANADNTKPITLAADTTLTVDDLLDFYYSLPLKYVDSNIAFIMHRTVLQNLRSLKEDCTNSYIWSPTGFNGEQETLFGIPVFEIYGMPEWDNTEEKPVIILGNFKQAYKIVDLLEFDIMKDQYSNKPNTIFYATSRVGGAVLNSEALRFLTIKRV
- a CDS encoding RDD family protein — protein: MRDDLLRGFLYKIVDEIKRAFIITEKGTNNGVMYATHLTRFISLLLDAIILVYTSYLIGYIYRLVYQDMFMDISMLNDEHSVINKFTVGVALDEGEKAILKTIFIKEAVAKTFKIFVTFSIFLAFNYFFRASPAKIIFRLSIIDDNTKSSDISFKILSMRYFYSIISVLVLFLGYFNCLWDIRCRAWHDRWTGCSVALRSSLPS
- a CDS encoding 2,3-bisphosphoglycerate-independent phosphoglycerate mutase — translated: MTNNKIILCVLDGWGHSTEQKFNAINAAQPKFFNSLCAEHPFSLLDASGLSVGLPENQMGNSEIGHTTIGAGTSLICDLLRINDGLKDNSVLLQITNFVQRHKGNIHLIGLLSDGGVHSHVNHIENVYYGLVDKFGDRICVHAITDGRDTMEKCAKNHFKEGINYSTISGRYYAMDRDKRWDRISAAYDAILFAKGKRYENYLTCLDYNYSVDKTDEFIEPSIISDYTGVDSGDCIIFLNFRSDRMKQIVSEIMNYSKHCMPKISNLHCMSLVNYSENFAIPVIVNDVQIKDSLGAVIERNSMSQLRIAETEKYAHVTYFFSCKREKKFSKEKRVLIDSPKIATYDQKPEMSAYEMTDRLCATITNDDFNFILINYANADMVGHTGSFEATVDAVRAIDNCLEKFVPLALSKGYSICITADHGNAESMFDTSSQSIIKTHTLNPVPFIFVSEEPEFDNISLKKSGALYDIAPTILDFYGIEKPAIMTGQSLFIK
- a CDS encoding OmpA family protein, translated to MFSSKKNIRTALATCVFGLALAGCPGDSSVMEDQDIENSAWQEDWANVCPSPVEIQEAIDSMSEENWFIVHFKFDQSALFLESQDLLDSVADCMSDFIIYKVQNGQSLDNVKFLVEGHCDVRGSAEYNIGLGGRRSNSTITYLTLAVEKYLRDKVKDSSYSSQYEDILDKGFINSLFCVSSKGSSELIADGTDEMSHALNRRSQMYVVNSCSAGMNSSISIEDDEDDEDGDLI
- a CDS encoding methyltransferase domain-containing protein, which gives rise to MITDFKNLFSGLTKRIINLVQEFVAVDSRRLLLLLKDVKRKIRDIKGTNVKLMFFHLHHKNMGDAFFRLILISVFCKRDALINLGFIQYYIHKGNFVKAKQYLDDVNKSSKCSALQNSELNFDMSQKIEWYDSVITEQANLGCLSVIIDHFTILSSDYVEDQIIKSDYRAHILILKSFMKHFSSDGLKINVLDIGCGTGINCHFLRMNGIANLVEGIDISSNMCSIASKCQVDERKVYDYVHVADYRDVLVLSEDESPLKSDKYEAVIAVDSLNYDGIGIVQHLKIVRNKLKSGGLFVFAVPCCEDSKDGFILKDSISSCFAYTTDYISDALKSADFQVIRKNYIDLYKNRKFHFFECTLSDK
- a CDS encoding tetratricopeptide repeat protein yields the protein MRQVVFFSSFLFFFFLFSELFAFSDAYITDLEENLRFLYGRVEELEKKVDLLIEYSGDIGYSKYDDEYSFQKESITPSAASNEIKDVKVTNQEREDYQAAFNMLRLGDNLGAEKAFVEFTKTYPDSDLIGNAFFWLGELYYSSNKDYNKSSKYFLKAYKNSVTPSKKHASLYKLAISLNEVGNSKQACRVIEKLLKEYKGDMSTLLQRDAERYISKIENCDISV